The nucleotide window TCTGGTATGATAAAAATAACTGGCTCAAAGACGGAACATTTCTTATTGTAAGGCGTATTCAGATGCACCTTGAAACATGGGATCGTACTAATTTGCAGGAACAGGAAAATACTTTCGGAAGATATAAAGAAAGTGGAGCTCCTTTCGGAGAAAAAGACGAATTTGCAGTAATAGATATAAATAAAAAAGGGCCTGACGGAAAGCCGATACTTCCTATCGATTCCCATGTGTTTTTGGCTAAAAAAGCGGAAGCAAAAATATGCAGACGGGCTTTTTCGTATTCTGACGGAATTAACGAAATAAGCGGACAGTTTGATGCAGGGCTGCTTTTCATCTGTTTCCAGAAACATCCCGAGCAGTTTATAAAGATACAGAACAGTCTTGGAAGCGAAGATAAACTGAATGAATATATAACACATATAGGTACAGGGATTTTTGCATGTTTCGGAGGAGTAAAGAAAGGGGAATATATTGGGCAAAAATTATTTGAGTAAAATCGGAATTATATTGTTAATATGTTTTACTTTCTTTTCTGCAAATATAATTGCAAAAGAAAGCTACAGCGAACTTTATATAAAAATAACCGATGCAACTACAGCATTGAAAAATAATGATAAAAAAGAAACCGAAAAACTTATTGCAGAAATAAGAGAAAGTTTCAAATCCGTTAAAAATGCTGATTCGCCTCAAGGAAAAAAGGTTCAGGAAAGTTTGAGTAAAACCGGTGAAATAACTGAAAATGATTTGAAAGAAATTACAAAAGCATTACTGGCTTTTGAAAAAGAACAGAATCCCGTTGACGAAGTTCAGGTAAAAAAAGATTTTAAAGCTAAAATATATCCAGCTCTTGATACTTTGGAAAAAGTAATCAAAAGTAAAGATGTAGAAGCTATGAAAAAAGAATATCTGAAATATAACGGTGTATGGACAAGAAACGAGGCTGTAATCCGTGACAGAGATACTGCCTATTACGGAAAAGTGGAAACTGCAATGGCTTTTCTCAGAAGTTCTATGGAAATGGAGCCTTTTGACTACGACAATGTTATAAGTTCTTTCAATAATCTGAAAACCGTAATTCAGGAATTTCTGGATGGAAAGAAGATTGAACAGGTTTCTACAGAAGGAATTACTTTAAAACAGGCAATAGAACTTTTAAAAGAAGGGCTTGAAGCTTTTAAATCGGGAGATAAGTCTGCAGGACAGTCAAAAGTGAGAAAATTTATTGAAATATGGCCGACTGTAGAGGGTGACGTAAGTACCAGAAATGCTTCATTGTATACAAAAGTCGAAACGGAAACGCCTGTAATAATGGTGAAAGGTGGAGAAAAACAATATCAGGAAAAGTTACAGAATTTGATAACAGAGTTATCCCAAATAGACACTAAGGCTGAATATACTTTTGTTGATGCGATGTTTATACTTTTACGTGAAGGTGTAGAAGCATTGCTTATAGTGTTGGCTCTTGTGAGTGGACTTAAAGCGGCTAATCAGAAAAAAGGGCTTAAATGGGTCTATGCAGGAGCGGTTGCAGGGATTTTAGCGAGTATCGTAATTG belongs to Pseudoleptotrichia goodfellowii and includes:
- a CDS encoding FTR1 family iron permease; amino-acid sequence: MSKIGIILLICFTFFSANIIAKESYSELYIKITDATTALKNNDKKETEKLIAEIRESFKSVKNADSPQGKKVQESLSKTGEITENDLKEITKALLAFEKEQNPVDEVQVKKDFKAKIYPALDTLEKVIKSKDVEAMKKEYLKYNGVWTRNEAVIRDRDTAYYGKVETAMAFLRSSMEMEPFDYDNVISSFNNLKTVIQEFLDGKKIEQVSTEGITLKQAIELLKEGLEAFKSGDKSAGQSKVRKFIEIWPTVEGDVSTRNASLYTKVETETPVIMVKGGEKQYQEKLQNLITELSQIDTKAEYTFVDAMFILLREGVEALLIVLALVSGLKAANQKKGLKWVYAGAVAGILASIVIAVVLQKLFPAVSSGTNREIIEGFVGIFAVIMMIGIGVWLHSKSSLKAWKDYMDRKMNVVLSTGSFISMFALSFLAVFREGAETILFYAGILPLISVQNLITGISAAVIILIIIALALTYASSKIKVHRVFFILTWMIYFLAFKMLGVSIHMLQVVGVIPLHVIHFIPTVGILGIYANVEVFISQLILILIIAGITLKRKKQ